In one Brassica oleracea var. oleracea cultivar TO1000 chromosome C9, BOL, whole genome shotgun sequence genomic region, the following are encoded:
- the LOC106313299 gene encoding uncharacterized protein LOC106313299 yields the protein MGLNLNPILRQELANLDKDTESRKTAMKALKSYVKDLDSKAIPSFLAQVSETKETNSLSGEYTISLYEILARVHGPNIVPQIDTIMSTIVKTLASSAGSFPLQQACSKVVPAIARYGIDPTEQEEDKKRVIIHSLCKPLSDSLLCSQESLASGSALCLKALVDCDNWRFASDEMVNKVCQNVVVALDGNSNQTHLHMGLVMALAKRNPLIVEAYARLLIHTGIRILGFGVKEGNSQKRLSAVQMINFLMKCLDPRSIYSEVELIVKEMERCQTDQMAYVRGAAYEAMVTSKRIAGELEGKMEKKRGCCGSVTGSNFGGRKSSPRSPDDNESLSPESQTLGGSFSGGYDSPVESSPRSSCNFDGRSVNRKLWRSNGVVDISLKDGFFSGDTTVSDSPLVPYGSCDNGDDEFEGFVMGSLRNRRMQNTTPTSPQRHCSRNMNAEDFNIYSTPRKLISSLQYPDDMGLDHSDIRSPMPSRQNTKLRKQSSPTPVKQAMETISSSSTVMFGEETTPQSQMIMSSKKKKKNMRYAKLMFAISFFVVVLFISVKMFNQDDDVRYYTVPT from the exons ATGGGTTTAAATCTCAACCCGATTCTCCGACAAGAGCTCGCAAACCTCGACAAAGACACAGAGAGCCGCAAAACCGCCATGAAAGCCCTCAAGTCCTACGTCAAAGACCTGGACTCAAAAGCCATCCCTAGCTTCCTAGCCCAAGTCTCCGAGACCAAAGAGACCAACTCTCTCTCGGGCGAATACACAATCTCCCTCTACGAGATCCTCGCCCGCGTCCACGGACCCAACATCGTCCCCCAGATCGATACCATCATGTCCACCATCGTCAAGACCTTAGCTTCCAGCGCCGGATCCTTCCCTCTTCAACAGGCTTGCTCTAAAGTGGTCCCCGCCATCGCTAGGTACGGTATCGACCCTACGGAACAAGAAGAAGACAAGAAGCGTGTGATTATACACTCTCTGTGTAAGCCTCTCTCTGACTCTCTCCTTTGTTCACAAGAGAGCTTAGCTTCAGGCTCCGCGCTGTGCCTCAAAGCTCTCGTGGATTGTGATAACTGGAGGTTTGCTTCTGACGAGATGGTGAATAAAGTTTGCCAAAACGTCGTCGTTGCGTTGGACGGGAACTCTAACCAGACGCATCTCCATATGGGTTTGGTGATGGCCCTTGCGAAGCGTAATCCTTTGATTGTTGAGGCGTACGCGAGGCTGTTGATACACACGGGGATAAGGATACTCGGGTTTGGTGTGAAGGAAGGGAACTCGCAGAAGAGGTTGTCCGCTGTGCAGATGATTAACTTTTTGATGAAGTGTTTGGATCCGAGGAGTATATACTCTGAGGTTGAGTTGATTGTTAAGGAGATGGAGAGGTGCCAGACGGATCAGATGGCGTACGTTAGAGGAGCTGCTTATGAAGCGATGGTGACTTCTAAGAGGATAGCTGGGGAGCTTGAGGGGAAGATGGAGAAGAAGAGAGGTTGTTGTGGTTCTGTGACTGGTTCGAATTTTGGTGGAAGGAAGAGTTCTCCTCGTTCTCCTGATGATAATGAGTCTTTGTCACCTGAGTCACAGACTCTTGGAGGGTCTTTTAGTGGTGGGTATGATTCTCCGGTTGAGTCTTCGCCGCGTAGCTCTTGTAACTTTGATGGGAGGAGTGTGAACAGGAAGCTGTGGAGGAGTAATGGTGTGGTTGATATCTCTTTGAAGGATGGTTTCTTCTCTGGAGACACCACTGTGTCTGATTCACCTCTTGTCCCTTATGGTAGTTGTGACAATGGAGATGATGAGTTTGAAGGTTTTGTAATGGGAAGTTTGAGGAACAGGAGGATGCAGAACACAACTCCTACTAGTCCACAG AGGCATTGTTCAAGAAACATGAATGCTGAAGATTTCAACATCTATAGCACACCAAGGAAGCTAATCAGTTCTCTTCAGTATCCTGATGATATGGGATTGGATCATTCTGACATTCGGAGTCCAATGCCATCTCGCCAGAACACTAAACTCAGGAAGCAATCATCTCCAACACCTGTGAAGCAAGCGATGGAAACAATCTCATCATCATCAACTGTGATGTTTGGTGAAGAAACAACACCTCAATCACAGATGATAATGAGTAGTAAGAAGAAGAAGAAGAACATGAGGTATGCCAAACTCATGTTTGCTATATCCTTTTTTGTGGTGGTGCTGTTTATCAGTGTGAAGATGTTCAATCAAGATGATGATGTTCGTTACTACACTGTTCCAACATGA
- the LOC106317613 gene encoding L-type lectin-domain containing receptor kinase IV.4-like, producing the protein MFVKLLTIVFFFVSLLSQVLKSSSQSLDNFTYNGFYPPLTANITLQGIATVTPSGQLTLTDYTRQETGQAFYNQPIRFKDSPNGTVSSFSTTFVFAINAQLDTLSGHGIAFVVAPNFVLPVANSSSEHLGLFNPNITRNETIFAVELNTIHNTEHTDVNDNTIGININGLYPVKSSPAGYWNGTGQFKDLTLNSEEWMQVWVDYDGFTHRINVTMSPFNHDKPTKPLVSAVRDLSSVFLQDMFVGFSSSTGSLWSEHVVLGWSFQMKGEAHPLDLHRLPKFPDFSDEGGSSGGGTTVFVVLFIVVLIITLLFIFSIIFLVRFILRRRRKFAEKLEDWETEFKKNRLKFKDLYYATNGFKEKNLLGSGGFGSVYKGVMPKTKKEIAVKRVSDQSQQGLKEFVSEIVTIGRMSHRNLVPLLGYCRTRKELLLVYDYMPNGSLDKYLYNNNPEVTLNWKQRIAIIKGVASALFFLHDDWEQVVIHRDIKASNVILDAEYNGRLGDFGLARLCGHGTDLQTTRVAGTWGYLAPDLMRTGKATTATDVFAFGVLLLEVACGRRPIEIDYESVLLVDWVFEFWNVGNILDAKDPSLGTEYDQREVEMVLKLGLLFSHSNPQARPTMRQVLHYLSGDAMLPDLSPLDFHGSEMMLGTHHGLCEIGMFTSGSSMVDSVLSGGR; encoded by the coding sequence ATGTTCGTGAAGCTCCTCACCATCGTCTTCTTCTTCGTCAGTCTACTCTCTCAAGTCCTAAAATCCTCTTCCCAATCTCTCGATAACTTCACTTACAATGGCTTCTATCCTCCATTGACTGCTAACATAACCCTCCAAGGGATCGCCACTGTCACGCCCAGCGGTCAATTAACGCTAACCGATTATACAAGGCAAGAAACCGGTCAGGCCTTCTATAACCAACCAATTCGGTTCAAAGACTCTCCAAACGGCACCGTCTCGTCCTTCTCCACAACGTTTGTTTTCGCCATAAATGCTCAGTTAGACACACTTAGCGGCCACGGCATCGCCTTTGTCGTGGCCCCTAACTTCGTCCTTCCGGTCGCCAATTCCAGCTCCGAACACCTCGGGCTCTTCAATCCAAATATCACACGTAATGAAACCATATTCGCTGTTGAATTAAACACGATTCACAATACAGAGCACACTGATGTTAATGATAACACTATCGGAATCAATATCAACGGGTTGTATCCAGTGAAAAGTTCACCGGCGGGGTACTGGAACGGGACAGGTCAGTTTAAAGACCTTACTTTGAATAGTGAAGAGTGGATGCAGGTTTGGGTTGATTACGATGGTTTTACACATCGGATCAACGTAACAATGTCTCCTTTCAATCATGACAAACCTACAAAACCGCTTGTCTCTGCTGTTAGGGATCTATCCTCGGTTTTTTTGCAAGATATGTTCGTAGGTTTCTCGTCTTCAACTGGTTCCCTTTGGTCGGAACATGTTGTCCTTGGGTGGAGTTTTCAAATGAAGGGGGAAGCTCACCCGCTAGACTTGCATAGACTTCCGAAATTTCCAGATTTTTCAGATGAAGGGGGAAGCTCTGGGGGTGGAACCACAGTGTTTGTTGTGTTGTTTATTGTAGTGTTGATAATTACACTCCTTTTTATCTTTTCGATTATCTTCCTCGTGCGCTTCATCTTAAGGAGGAGGAGAAAGTTCGCTGAGAAGCTAGAAGATTGGGAAACAGAATTTAAGAAGAACCGGTTGAAGTTCAAAGACTTGTATTATGCCACCAATGGATTCAAGGAGAAAAACCTTCTCGGATCCGGCGGGTTTGGGAGCGTTTACAAAGGTGTCATGCCCAAGACAAAGAAAGAGATCGCCGTGAAAAGAGTGTCGGACCAATCCCAACAAGGGTTGAAAGAGTTTGTGTCTGAGATCGTGACTATTGGTCGGATGAGCCATCGGAACTTAGTCCCTCTTTTGGGTTATTGTCGCACAAGAAAAGAGCTTCTTCTGGTGTACGACTACATGCCCAATGGAAGCTTAGATAAATATTTGTATAATAATAATCCAGAGGTTACCCTCAACTGGAAACAGAGAATTGCAATCATTAAAGGTGTGGCATCTGCCTTATTCTTCCTCCACGATGACTGGGAACAAGTGGTGATTCACCGCGACATCAAAGCCAGCAACGTCATATTAGATGCAGAGTACAATGGGAGACTCGGAGATTTCGGTTTAGCTCGGTTGTGCGGTCACGGCACAGATCTTCAAACCACTCGCGTCGCTGGAACATGGGGATACCTAGCCCCCGACCTCATGAGGACAGGAAAGGCCACGACCGCTACCGATGTTTTTGCGTTTGGGGTGCTCCTACTAGAAGTTGCGTGCGGTCGACGTCCTATCGAGATTGATTACGAGAGTGTCTTGCTCGTGGATTGGGTTTTTGAGTTTTGGAATGTGGGAAACATTTTGGATGCTAAGGATCCAAGTCTAGGGACAGAGTATGACCAAAGAGAGGTTGAAATGGTTTTGAAGCTAGGTTTGTTGTTCTCTCACTCCAACCCCCAGGCTAGACCAACGATGAGACAAGTGTTACATTACCTAAGCGGAGATGCAATGTTACCAGATTTGTCGCCTTTGGACTTTCATGGGAGTGAGATGATGTTGGGAACGCACCACGGACTCTGCGAGATAGGTATGTTTACAAGTGGATCTTCGATGGTTGATTCTGTGCTCTCCGGTGGGAGGTGA
- the LOC106317719 gene encoding L-type lectin-domain containing receptor kinase IV.4-like has translation MFVKLLTVIFFVILLIKSSYQVLDNFTYNGFHPPLNLISLQGIASVIPSDLLTLTNSTSHQTGHAFYTRPIRFKDTPNDAVSSFSTSFVFAIHSQIPTLGGDGIAFVVAPTSSLPSARSGQYLGLFNLMNNGNETNNIFAVELDTIQNNEFDDTNDNHVGIDINSLKSVKSSPAGYWDEKGRFKELTLISGKPMQVWVDYNGRTHQINVTIAPFHHDKPIKPLVSTVRDLSHVFLQDMFVGFSSSTGLIKTKHVVLGWSFRLKGKAPPLALHRLPEFREWQPRTSGSISPFTSVFIPVSVVPLIVFIFSLIFLVRFILRRRRKFAEKLEDWETEFRKNRLNFKDLYYATRGFSDLLGSGVFGSVYKGVMKKKEIAVKRVSNESRQGLKEFVSEIVSIGRMSHRNLVPLLGYCRRKNELLLVYEYMPNGSLDKYLYHSPEVTLDWKQRFKVIQGVASALFYLHEDWEQVVIHRDIKASNILLDADYNGRLGDFGLARLCDHGIDHKTTHVAGTWGYLAPDHVRTGKATTATDVFAFGVLLLEVACGRRPIKIDNESGERALLVDWVFGFWNEGNILDAKDPNLGTEYDQREVEMVLKLGLLCSHSNPQARPTMRQVLHYVSGDAMLPDFSPLELHGNEMMLGTHHGIREIGMFTCRSSMVDSVLSGGR, from the coding sequence ATGTTCGTGAAGCTCCTCACAGTCATCTTCTTCGTCATTCTACTCATTAAATCATCTTACCAAGTTCTCGACAACTTCACTTACAATGGCTTCCATCCTCCATTAAACCTCATATCCCTCCAAGGGATCGCCAGCGTCATACCCAGCGATCTACTGACGCTAACAAATTCAACGTCGCACCAAACCGGTCACGCCTTCTACACCCGACCAATCCGGTTCAAAGATACACCAAACGACGCCGTCTCGTCCTTCTCCACATCATTTGTCTTCGCCATCCACTCACAGATTCCGACACTTGGCGGCGACGGCATCGCCTTTGTCGTGGCTCCCACCTCCAGCCTCCCGTCCGCAAGATCCGGACAATACCTAGGACTCTTCAACCTCATGAACAACGGTAACGAAACGAACAATATATTCGCTGTTGAACTAGACACGATTCAGAATAACGAGTTCGATGACACGAATGATAACCATGTCGGGATCGATATCAACAGCTTGAAGTCAGTGAAAAGTTCGCCGGCGGGGTACTGGGACGAGAAAGGTCGGTTTAAGGAGCTTACTTTGATCAGTGGTAAGCCCATGCAGGTTTGGGTCGATTACAATGGTCGTACCCATCAGATCAACGTAACAATTGCTCCTTTCCACCATGACAAACCTATAAAACCTCTTGTCTCTACTGTTAGGGATCTATCCCATGTTTTTTTGCAAGATATGTTCGTAGGTTTTTCATCTTCGACTGGTTTGATTAAGACAAAACATGTTGTCCTTGGGTGGAGTTTTCGCCTGAAGGGGAAAGCTCCCCCGTTAGCCTTACATAGACTTCCAGAATTTCGAGAGTGGCAGCCCAGGACATCCGGATCAATCTCCCCGTTTACTTCCGTGTTTATTCCAGTGTCTGTGGTTCCCCTTATTGTGTTTATCTTTTCACTCATCTTCCTTGTGCGCTTCATCTTAAGGAGGAGGAGAAAGTTCGCAGAGAAGCTAGAAGACTGGGAAACGGAGTTCAGGAAGAACCGACTCAATTTCAAAGACTTGTACTATGCCACCAGAGGATTCAGTGACCTTCTTGGATCAGGCGTGTTTGGAAGCGTTTACAAAGGTGTCATGAAAAAGAAAGAGATTGCCGTGAAAAGAGTGTCGAATGAATCCCGACAAGGGCTGAAAGAGTTTGTGTCTGAGATCGTGAGTATTGGTCGGATGAGCCACCGAAACTTAGTCCCTCTCTTGGGTTATTGCCGACGGAAAAATGAGCTTCTTCTGGTGTACGAGTACATGCCCAATGGAAGCTTAGACAAGTATTTGTACCATAGTCCAGAGGTAACCCTCGACTGGAAACAAAGATTTAAAGTCATTCAAGGGGTGGCATCTGCCTTATTCTACCTCCACGAGGACTGGGAGCAAGTGGTGATTCACCGCGACATCAAAGCCAGCAACATCTTACTAGATGCAGACTACAATGGGAGGCTTGGGGATTTCGGTTTAGCTCGGTTGTGCGATCACGGTATTGATCATAAAACCACTCACGTTGCTGGAACATGGGGATACTTAGCCCCAGATCACGTGAGGACAGGAAAGGCCACGACCGCTACCGATGTTTTTGCGTTTGGGGTGCTCCTACTAGAAGTTGCGTGCGGTAGACGTCCTATCAAGATTGATAACGAGAGTGGTGAGAGGGCCTTGCTCGTGGATTGGGTTTTTGGGTTCTGGAATGAGGGAAACATTTTGGACGCTAAGGATCCCAATCTAGGGACGGAGTATGACCAAAGAGAGGTCGAAATGGTTTTGAAGCTAGGGTTGTTGTGCTCTCACTCCAACCCCCAGGCTAGACCAACGATGAGACAAGTGTTACATTACGTAAGCGGGGATGCAATGTTACCAGATTTCTCGCCCTTGGAATTGCATGGGAACGAGATGATGTTGGGAACCCACCATGGAATTCGCGAGATAGGCATGTTTACATGCAGATCTTCAATGGTTGATTCTGTACTCTCCGGTGGGAGGTGA
- the LOC106317759 gene encoding serine/arginine-rich-splicing factor SR34-like isoform X2: MSSRSSRTIYVGNLPGDIREREVEDLFSKYGPVVQIDLKIPPRPPGYAFVEFEDPRDADDAIHGRDGYDFDGHCLRVELAHGGRRSSNDARGSYGGGSRGGGGGRDGGDRGRGPSRRSEYRVVVSGLPSSASWQDLKDHMRKGGEVCFSQVFRDGRGTTGIVDYTSYEDMKYAIKKLDDTEFRNAFSRGYVRVREYDSRKDSRSPSRGRSYSRSRSRGRSHSRSLSRSKSRSRSPKAKSSRRSPAKSTSRSPRSRSKSRTPPPRGSRSRSRSPLPPVEKEASKSPTKVSPAKSPMRSRSRSPSR; encoded by the exons ATGAGCAGCCGTTCGAGCAGAACTATCTACGTCGGAAACCTTCCCGGCGACATCCGCGAGAGGGAAGTCGAAGATTTGTTCAGTAAG TATGGACCTGTTGTTCAAATCGATTTGAAGATCCCACCAAGACCTCCTGGCTACGCCTTCGTCGAG TTTGAGGATCCAAGGGATGCTGATGATGCAATTCACGGTCGTGATGGATATGACTTCGATGGCCATTGTTTAAGG GTGGAGCTAGCACATGGTGGGAGGCGTTCGTCTAATGATGCTCGTGGTAGCTACGGTGGTGGAAGTCGTGGTGGTGGCGGCGGGCGTGATGGTGGTGACCGTGGACGTGGGCCGTCTAGGAGATCTGAGTACCGAG TTGTTGTGTCAGGTTTGCCTTCTTCTGCTTCATGGCAAGACCTTAAG GATCACATGCGTAAAGGAGGAGAAGTCTGTTTCTCTCAAGTGTTCCGTGATGGTAGAG GTACAACTGGAATCGTTGATTATACGAGCTACGAGGACATGAAGTATGCG ATAAAGAAGCTCGATGACACTGAGTTTCGGAATGCGTTTTCTCGTGGTTATGTCCGG GTTAGAGAATATGATTCAAGGAAGGATTCTAGAAGCCCCAGCCGTGGAAGATCTTATTCTAGGAGCCGCAGCCGTGGGAGGAGCCACAGCCGCAGTCTTAGCCGCAGCAAGAGCAGGAGCAGGAGTCCAAAGGCGAAATCTTCCCGTAGGTCGCCTGCAAAATCAACATCGAGATCTCCTCGCTCCCGCTCTAAGTCAAGGACACCACCTCCAAGAGG ATCTCGTTCAAGGTCAAGATCCCCTCTGCCTCCT GTTGAGAAGGAAGCAAGCAAGAGCCCTACCAAGGTGAGTCCAGCCAAGAGCCCTATGCGTAGCAGAAGCAGGAGTCCCTCTCG GTAA
- the LOC106317759 gene encoding serine/arginine-rich splicing factor SR34B-like isoform X1, whose protein sequence is MSSRSSRTIYVGNLPGDIREREVEDLFSKYGPVVQIDLKIPPRPPGYAFVEFEDPRDADDAIHGRDGYDFDGHCLRVELAHGGRRSSNDARGSYGGGSRGGGGGRDGGDRGRGPSRRSEYRVVVSGLPSSASWQDLKDHMRKGGEVCFSQVFRDGRGTTGIVDYTSYEDMKYAIKKLDDTEFRNAFSRGYVRVREYDSRKDSRSPSRGRSYSRSRSRGRSHSRSLSRSKSRSRSPKAKSSRRSPAKSTSRSPRSRSKSRTPPPRGYGIYVQSNKKLGINVWIIGSLGWLYTNCFVSEMGNMGGTLDRIIVVSSIWIH, encoded by the exons ATGAGCAGCCGTTCGAGCAGAACTATCTACGTCGGAAACCTTCCCGGCGACATCCGCGAGAGGGAAGTCGAAGATTTGTTCAGTAAG TATGGACCTGTTGTTCAAATCGATTTGAAGATCCCACCAAGACCTCCTGGCTACGCCTTCGTCGAG TTTGAGGATCCAAGGGATGCTGATGATGCAATTCACGGTCGTGATGGATATGACTTCGATGGCCATTGTTTAAGG GTGGAGCTAGCACATGGTGGGAGGCGTTCGTCTAATGATGCTCGTGGTAGCTACGGTGGTGGAAGTCGTGGTGGTGGCGGCGGGCGTGATGGTGGTGACCGTGGACGTGGGCCGTCTAGGAGATCTGAGTACCGAG TTGTTGTGTCAGGTTTGCCTTCTTCTGCTTCATGGCAAGACCTTAAG GATCACATGCGTAAAGGAGGAGAAGTCTGTTTCTCTCAAGTGTTCCGTGATGGTAGAG GTACAACTGGAATCGTTGATTATACGAGCTACGAGGACATGAAGTATGCG ATAAAGAAGCTCGATGACACTGAGTTTCGGAATGCGTTTTCTCGTGGTTATGTCCGG GTTAGAGAATATGATTCAAGGAAGGATTCTAGAAGCCCCAGCCGTGGAAGATCTTATTCTAGGAGCCGCAGCCGTGGGAGGAGCCACAGCCGCAGTCTTAGCCGCAGCAAGAGCAGGAGCAGGAGTCCAAAGGCGAAATCTTCCCGTAGGTCGCCTGCAAAATCAACATCGAGATCTCCTCGCTCCCGCTCTAAGTCAAGGACACCACCTCCAAGAGG ATATGGGATATACGTTCAATCAAACAAAAAATTGGGAATTAATGTCTGGATCATTGGATCTCTTGGTTGGTTGTACACAAACTGTTTCGTCTCAGAG ATGGGTAACATGGGAGGGACATTGGATCGCATTATTGTAGTGTCATCGATATGGATCCATTGA
- the LOC106317758 gene encoding phytochrome A-associated F-box protein, which translates to MAEAGCFSFVPEDVVFNIFFKLQDDPRNWARLACVCTKFSSIVRNVCCKSLCYSSIPAVVSELLPSPSAASSSSSLSPPGGWASLYKLAVCCPGLHHAGILLENSDFGLERELGPDQSLTDPGQVSKPVGSGLETPSFRSASKLNGSGLETPSFQPASKQNGSGLETPSLQPASKQTGSGLETPLFQPASKQIKSGLETSSFHGSKQIGSGLEPTSPFQSVSKQVESGLETQSFWSLYDDLYTDTLSAPPEDSLNEPQQPTETTEIRPGRGDLPAKKRRKISRSLGSHLAHGGWSLSREQGTKLLASRFRGDCLYICNWPGCTHVEEKRTYMLFRGVFKDFKRSRVWRTINEDGGGRSKVTGLKCAFCECDETWDMHSSFCLRRVFGFHDDGEPVVRAYVCENGHVSGAWTNLPLYT; encoded by the coding sequence ATGGCGGAAGCTGGTTGCTTCTCCTTCGTACCAGAAGACGTCGTCTTCAACATCTTCTTCAAGCTCCAAGACGATCCTCGAAACTGGGCTCGCCTCGCATGCGTCTGCACCAAATTCTCCTCGATCGTACGGAACGTCTGCTGTAAATCTCTGTGCTACTCTTCAATCCCCGCCGTCGTCTCCGAACTCCTCCCTTCTCCCTCCGCCGCTTCATCCTCCTCCTCTCTGTCTCCTCCCGGCGGCTGGGCTTCTCTCTACAAACTCGCCGTCTGCTGTCCCGGTCTCCACCACGCCGGAATCCTCCTCGAAAACTCCGATTTCGGTTTAGAACGCGAGCTCGGTCCCGATCAAAGCCTCACGGATCCGGGCCAAGTTTCTAAACCAGTCGGATCTGGTTTAGAAACGCCGTCGTTTCGGTCTGCTTCGAAACTAAACGGATCTGGTTTAGAAACGCCGTCGTTTCAGCCTGCTTCGAAACAAAACGGATCTGGTTTAGAAACGCCGTCTCTTCAGCCTGCTTCGAAACAAACCGGATCCGGTTTAGAAACGCCGTTGTTTCAGCCTGCTTCGAAACAAATCAAATCTGGTCTAGAAACGTCGTCGTTTCATGGTTCGAAACAAATCGGATCTGGTTTAGAGCCAACGTCGCCGTTTCAGTCTGTTTCGAAACAAGTCGAATCTGGTTTAGAAACGCAGTCGTTTTGGTCGCTATACGACGACCTCTACACTGACACTCTCTCGGCTCCGCCAGAAGATTCCCTCAACGAACCACAACAACCCACCGAAACCACCGAGATCCGACCCGGCCGCGGCGACCTCCCAGCCAAGAAACGCCGCAAGATCTCTCGTTCCCTCGGATCCCACCTCGCTCACGGAGGCTGGAGCCTCAGCCGCGAGCAAGGCACCAAGCTCCTCGCGAGCAGGTTCCGCGGGGACTGTCTGTACATATGCAACTGGCCAGGGTGCACCCACGTGGAGGAGAAGCGTACCTACATGCTGTTCAGGGGCGTGTTCAAGGACTTCAAGAGGTCTAGAGTGTGGAGGACGATCAACGAAGACGGCGGCGGGAGGAGTAAGGTCACGGGGTTGAAGTGCGCGTTTTGCGAGTGCGACGAGACGTGGGATATGCACTCGTCGTTTTGTTTGAGGAGAGTGTTTGGGTTTCATGATGATGGTGAGCCTGTTGTGAGGGCTTATGTCTGTGAGAATGGGCATGTCTCTGGTGCTTGGACGAATTTGCCTCTCTACACTTAA
- the LOC106317762 gene encoding uncharacterized protein OsI_027940-like: protein MSRHPEVKWAETTDKIFLTVVLADSKETKVNLDPEGAFDFSAEAGPENHVYELKLELHGKVNVEESKINIGVRSIFCIIEKAEPERWNKLIGGGKAPHYVKIDCDKWVDEDDEGSAGAGDMDMGGMGGMDFSNFGGMGGMEGLGGMGGLGGMAEVEGLGGMGGMGGMEEFEDSDDEEFAKPGDKKDEAVKEEAKPVDVVKEDK, encoded by the exons ATGAG TCGTCACCCTGAAGTGAAGTGGGCTGAGACTACTGACAAGATCTTCCTCACAGTAGTATTAGCGGATTCAAAGGAGACTAAAGTTAATCTAGACCCTGAAGGTGCCTTTGATTTCTCTGCAGAAGCTGGTCCTGAGAACCACGTTTATGAACTTAAACTCGAGCTTCACGGTAAAGTCAATGTAGAG GAAAGCAAGATCAATATTGGAGTAAGAAGCATCTTCTGCATAATAGAGAAAGCAGAGCCTGAGAGGTGGAACAAGCTGATCGGTGGAGGGAAAGCGCCGCACTATGTTAAGATTGATTGCGATAAGTGGGTAGATGAGGATGACGAAGGCAGTGCTG GTGCTGGAGATATGGATATGGGAGGAATGGGTGGAATGGATTTCTCG AACTTTGGTGGAATGGGTGGTATGGAAGGACTTGGTGGCATGGGTGGACTTGGTGGTATGGCTGAAGTTGAAGGACTTGGTGGAATGGGAGGCATGGGTGGCATGGAAGAGTTTGAAGACAGTGACGATGAAG AATTTGCAAAACCAGGAGACAAGAAAGATGAAGCCGTTAAGGAAGAAGCGAAACCAGTAGATGTCGTTAAGGAAGACAAGTGA